The window ACGAAGCCCCGGTCACCCGACCGGGGCTTCGTTGTCATACGGCCCGGAACAGCCGTTTCCGCAGCTCACAAGGGGTGCGGCAAACGGATTTCACATGGCGGCGGCAGTCATGTAATGTTCTTCCTGTCGCCGCGAGCGAGCCGGAAGGCCCGAGAGCGGCGATAAAACAGAACAAGCACTCGTAGCTTAACGGATAGAGCATCTGACTACGGATCAGAAGGTTGCAGGTTCGAATCCTGCCGAGTGCACAGCAGACCAGAGGCCCCGTGGAGAGATCCACGGGGCCTCTGGCTTTTGTCATTGACGTTGCCGGTCCATCGGCGGTCAGTCCGACGCTCAGGGAACACGGGAATCTCGTACGTGAGGTGATGGCATGACGGTCGAACGAGTCGCGGTGATCGCCCTTGTTGTCGAGGTGGCGATCATGGTGCTGGCGCGGTTCGGTACCGAGCGCCGTCACTGGAATCACCACAAGCGGCGCGGTCCCGCTCCGCTGAAGAGGGATGACATCACGCTCGTGTCGGGGGTTCTCTACGCCCTCGCCGCCGCGGCGATGCTGGTCGGTGCGGTGACAGCGCGCATCGAGTGGACGCTGTCCGCCGTCGGCACGTTCGCGCTGTTCGGCATCCTGCTGCCGGCGTTCGCCGCCAACTCCGTCATGGTGATGGCGACGCGGGGCCGCCCCGAAGCGGTCACCTGGTGGCAGCGCGGGATCGCCTGTGCGGTGGCCGCGGGTGGTGGCCTGGTGTCGGTCGGCCTCGTCGGCTGACCCAGCCGGATCACGGCCCGAGCGGCCTGCCGATCCGACGAATCCTGCCGCGTGCGCACAGGTCAGAGGCCCCGGAGTGATCCGGGGCCTCTGGCGTTTCGGTGGCGGGGCGCGGGCTGAAAGGGGACGCTGGAGCCGGGGGCTACGTGAGGGAGAGGCACCCCATGGCCCAGACCAGCCCAGACCACAAGGCGCGTACGCCGTTCTTTTCCCGCCCGGGCGTCCGCCGCTTCCTGCCGTTCGCTCTGATCACCGCGGTCGCTCTGGTCTTCATCTTCGAGAACCGCACGAGCGTCGAGATCCGCCTCCTCATCCCGATGGTGACCATGCCGCTCTGGGGCGCCCTCCTGATCGCCTGGGCTCTCGGCATCCTCGCCTCCCTCTTCACCGTGCGCCGCCGGTCGAACCGGCACTCACGAAAGACGGGATAGCTCGCCTGGGTCAGCGCGTCGCTTCGTCCAGGAGCAGGTACAGCAGGCCCACCAGTGATCCGCTGCTCACGATCTCGCGGCGGTCGATCATGCCGCGGATCTCTGTGAGGGGGATCCATTCGATGCGGTCGGACTCGTTCTTCTCCGTGGGCGGGCCGACGTACGTCGCTTCGTCGGCGCGGAAGACGTGGTGCTGTGAGTCGGTGATGCCGCTCGCCGGCTCGGCGTAGATGAGGGGCTTGATGCGGCCCGGGCGCCAGCCTGTTTCCTCCAGGACCTCGCG of the Streptomyces koelreuteriae genome contains:
- a CDS encoding NUDIX hydrolase encodes the protein MEWKTHGERQVYTNQWVNLCLADVQQPDGSQCEYSIVRLRHLAVTAVVNNHQEVLMMWRHRFITDTWAWELPMGLVEDDETPEEAAAREVLEETGWRPGRIKPLIYAEPASGITDSQHHVFRADEATYVGPPTEKNESDRIEWIPLTEIRGMIDRREIVSSGSLVGLLYLLLDEATR
- a CDS encoding LapA family protein encodes the protein MAQTSPDHKARTPFFSRPGVRRFLPFALITAVALVFIFENRTSVEIRLLIPMVTMPLWGALLIAWALGILASLFTVRRRSNRHSRKTG